A genome region from Candidatus Poribacteria bacterium includes the following:
- a CDS encoding sulfatase, translating to MALKKPNIVVYLSDDHGSEYLGCYGNGHIQTPHLDSIAEDGIRFTHAFTPTPTCAPSRSTLYTGLYPARHGAMGNHTECHAHLKALPGTLRELGYRVAIAGKTHVKPETLFDFEYIGGFLPKRAEHRRKYRAEGLDPVPVERFLSSHRQENPDQPICLILGDSNPHVTWEPNKTYDPDALPLPPYIADTPITRKALANYYQDISTMDTRIGEVDKMLETHGYADNMLFIYTTDHGAEWPHCKWTLYDTGTRLPFIARWRGEIPANTVSDAMISHVDFFPTLIDIAGGEPLDDLDGESFKSVLFGQQATFRDKIYGTHTRDGNMNVFPQRCVRDTRYKYILNLMPENTWTTHFTEVEGIPESHAEVWKSWLKKAETDPQTAQLVYLTQHHPLEELYDVATDPYEFNNLAFRAETRPILEKMRADVRHWMQSQNDDGRPETCNPN from the coding sequence ATGGCATTGAAGAAGCCAAATATTGTTGTTTACCTTTCCGATGACCACGGCTCGGAATACCTCGGTTGCTACGGGAACGGACATATCCAAACGCCACACTTAGATAGCATCGCTGAAGATGGAATCCGTTTCACGCACGCTTTTACGCCCACACCGACGTGCGCACCCTCACGTTCCACCCTCTATACCGGTCTCTATCCGGCACGACACGGCGCAATGGGGAATCATACGGAGTGCCACGCGCATCTTAAAGCGTTACCAGGGACACTCCGCGAACTCGGTTATCGTGTCGCAATCGCTGGCAAGACACATGTAAAACCGGAAACACTTTTCGATTTTGAGTATATCGGAGGTTTCCTACCTAAGCGTGCCGAACATAGACGAAAATACCGCGCCGAAGGACTTGATCCAGTGCCAGTTGAGCGTTTTCTTTCAAGCCACCGACAAGAAAATCCGGATCAACCTATCTGCCTTATCCTCGGCGATAGCAATCCGCACGTCACATGGGAACCGAATAAAACTTATGACCCCGATGCCTTGCCGCTACCACCCTATATCGCCGATACGCCAATTACTCGCAAGGCACTTGCTAACTATTATCAAGACATCAGCACAATGGATACCCGTATCGGCGAAGTTGACAAAATGCTGGAAACACACGGATATGCTGACAATATGTTGTTCATCTACACAACCGACCACGGTGCTGAGTGGCCACACTGTAAATGGACATTATATGATACCGGCACGCGTCTGCCGTTCATCGCGAGGTGGCGCGGTGAGATTCCTGCGAATACTGTCTCCGATGCAATGATTTCACACGTCGATTTCTTTCCGACGCTCATAGACATCGCAGGCGGTGAACCGTTGGACGATTTAGATGGTGAGAGTTTTAAGAGCGTCTTATTCGGGCAGCAGGCAACTTTCCGCGATAAAATCTATGGCACGCACACCCGCGACGGAAACATGAACGTCTTTCCACAACGTTGTGTCCGAGATACCCGCTACAAGTATATCTTGAATCTGATGCCTGAGAACACATGGACAACCCATTTCACTGAAGTTGAAGGCATTCCAGAAAGCCACGCTGAGGTATGGAAAAGTTGGCTGAAAAAAGCGGAGACAGATCCGCAAACCGCGCAGCTCGTCTATCTCACGCAACATCATCCGCTGGAAGAATTATATGATGTAGCGACGGATCCGTATGAGTTCAACAATTTAGCGTTCAGGGCGGAGACGCGTCCGATTCTCGAAAAAATGCGCGCCGATGTCCGCCACTGGATGCAATCACAAAACGACGATGGGAGACCTGAAACATGCAATCCAAATTGA
- a CDS encoding sugar phosphate isomerase/epimerase, with amino-acid sequence MIDVCFFADEVSKTDFEEAIKLGVEAGANTVEIRGGVWGKHVTEIDDDDVQRVQDVLSAYNVRVASIGSPFGKCAIDDPQEYDQHRKHFDRMVTLAHAFDTQVIRGFTFWNPNRRTKGAPRPDINDYMERIVEKLSLVVPVAENGNVTLCFENESACLAGSCEETRAVIDALGNSPALTSCWDVNNGLHCGENPFPDGYAHIKGLVRHLHIKPNREKNLDPIGDTELRYAQILETLVADGFTGAASIEHWGQPEDMLDGIRQLCAVIGAM; translated from the coding sequence ATGATTGATGTCTGTTTTTTTGCTGACGAAGTATCTAAAACTGATTTTGAGGAAGCCATTAAACTCGGTGTTGAAGCCGGTGCCAACACCGTTGAGATACGTGGCGGTGTTTGGGGCAAACACGTAACCGAAATTGATGATGACGATGTTCAACGCGTTCAAGATGTACTGAGTGCTTATAATGTCCGTGTCGCCAGTATCGGGTCGCCGTTTGGCAAATGCGCAATCGATGATCCGCAGGAGTATGATCAACACCGAAAACACTTCGACCGGATGGTGACACTCGCACACGCCTTTGATACCCAAGTCATTCGTGGGTTTACGTTTTGGAATCCGAATCGTCGGACGAAAGGCGCACCCCGTCCAGATATTAACGACTATATGGAACGTATTGTCGAGAAACTCTCGCTGGTTGTTCCAGTTGCAGAGAATGGGAACGTTACGCTTTGTTTTGAAAACGAAAGCGCATGTCTCGCGGGTAGTTGTGAAGAGACGCGTGCCGTCATTGACGCACTCGGAAATAGCCCCGCGCTTACCTCTTGTTGGGATGTCAATAACGGGTTACACTGTGGCGAGAATCCGTTTCCAGACGGGTACGCTCATATTAAGGGACTCGTCCGACATCTACATATCAAACCGAATCGTGAGAAGAATCTTGATCCCATCGGCGACACAGAATTGCGCTATGCTCAGATACTCGAAACGCTTGTTGCTGATGGGTTTACCGGCGCAGCGAGCATTGAACATTGGGGACAACCAGAGGATATGTTAGACGGTATCCGGCAACTCTGTGCTGTCATTGGGGCTATGTAA
- a CDS encoding GDSL-type esterase/lipase family protein: protein MQLKPDAPQLTWQGAVSLQKTDDSVMPWRTPHPAHVLFPEPLLERSAMPAGVRISFRSNTTQVAGNIVPQNESGMLDLCCDGELIDSIDLKQKDSFAFENLSHEDKLIELWLPQFGRFQLRSLAIDDSATLDPFTDTRPRWITYGSSITQCRTAASPTQTWPGVVAREHGLNLTCLGYGGQCHLDVMVARMIRDLPADYISMCLGINIQGASSLGPRAFRPAIIGAVQIVREKHPDIPIVLMSPICCPPREENPNTVGFHLKGMREEVQAAAEALQAHGDKQVYYVDGLSVFGADYVHLLPDDLHPDAEGYRVMGKNFTSVVAEKFFV from the coding sequence ATGCAACTGAAACCAGATGCGCCACAATTGACGTGGCAGGGGGCTGTTTCCCTGCAGAAAACTGATGACTCGGTGATGCCGTGGCGCACACCGCATCCAGCGCATGTCCTATTCCCGGAACCGTTACTTGAACGTTCAGCGATGCCCGCCGGTGTTCGCATCAGTTTTCGGAGCAATACAACACAGGTTGCGGGCAATATCGTACCGCAGAACGAAAGCGGGATGCTTGATCTCTGTTGCGATGGGGAATTAATAGATTCAATTGACCTAAAACAAAAGGACAGTTTCGCCTTTGAAAACTTATCTCATGAAGACAAATTAATTGAATTGTGGCTGCCCCAGTTCGGAAGGTTTCAACTCCGCAGCTTAGCCATAGATGATAGTGCGACACTGGATCCGTTCACGGATACCCGCCCGCGCTGGATTACCTATGGAAGTTCTATCACGCAGTGTCGGACGGCGGCATCGCCAACACAAACATGGCCAGGGGTCGTCGCACGTGAACACGGACTGAATTTAACCTGCCTCGGTTACGGCGGGCAATGCCATCTCGATGTAATGGTGGCGCGGATGATTCGTGATTTACCGGCTGATTATATCTCAATGTGTCTCGGTATCAACATCCAAGGCGCATCCAGTTTAGGACCGCGGGCGTTCCGTCCGGCAATTATTGGTGCTGTCCAGATTGTCCGAGAGAAGCATCCAGATATACCGATCGTGCTGATGTCGCCTATTTGTTGCCCACCGAGGGAGGAAAATCCGAACACTGTAGGATTTCATCTCAAAGGCATGCGTGAGGAGGTACAAGCCGCCGCCGAAGCACTTCAAGCACACGGCGACAAACAGGTCTATTACGTTGACGGGTTAAGTGTCTTTGGTGCTGACTATGTCCATTTGCTTCCAGATGACCTACATCCTGATGCGGAAGGCTACC
- a CDS encoding peroxiredoxin family protein, protein MGETVEQLPLGEGLAIGATAPEFSLSDADGSIHSLSNYNGQKLVVVFYRMGTUGFCQGQLGELQTGYEDIKAQDAEIIAISADSQVLTGLTKQNLNITYLLLSDENKEAIDAYNVIDTGNTRIARPATYIIDQDGRIAWKFLDAKFDTRVSSDQILTELKKL, encoded by the coding sequence ATGGGGGAGACAGTCGAGCAACTTCCCTTGGGTGAGGGACTCGCTATTGGTGCAACGGCACCCGAGTTCTCGTTGTCAGATGCAGATGGAAGTATACATAGTCTCTCAAATTATAATGGACAAAAGTTAGTCGTCGTCTTCTATCGGATGGGGACGTGAGGTTTCTGTCAAGGGCAACTCGGTGAGTTGCAAACAGGTTATGAGGACATTAAAGCACAAGATGCCGAAATAATCGCGATTAGTGCCGATTCACAGGTTCTTACAGGTTTAACAAAGCAGAATCTCAACATAACTTATCTCTTACTCTCGGATGAAAATAAAGAGGCGATTGATGCCTATAATGTTATTGACACAGGGAACACGCGTATCGCGCGCCCAGCAACCTATATTATTGACCAAGACGGGCGGATTGCATGGAAGTTCCTTGATGCCAAATTTGACACTCGCGTCAGTTCCGATCAGATTCTGACTGAATTAAAGAAATTGTAG